Proteins encoded by one window of Anguilla rostrata isolate EN2019 chromosome 9, ASM1855537v3, whole genome shotgun sequence:
- the tlcd5b gene encoding TLC domain-containing protein 5: MGWCVYYRTEGPLMLAHHTMSILGILLALVQGESGIETCAVLFGTEITNPLLQARWFLRKLGRYDTLAGDAVDALFVLLFAGVRIGVGGRMLYCELASPRPSLAVKGGGVAIYGLSCVFMVDIARFACRKSAGKFRRWKEQCKALGANGNSGRTG; this comes from the coding sequence TGGGCTGGTGCGTGTACTACCGCACGGAGGGCCCGCTGATGCTGGCGCACCACACCATGAGCATTCTGGGAATCCTGCTGGCGCTGGTGCAGGGCGAGTCGGGCATCGAGACGTGCGCCGTGCTCTTCGGCACGGAGATCACCAACCCGCTGCTGCAGGCGCGCTGGTTCCTGCGCAAGCTGGGCCGCTACGACACGCTGGCGGGCGACGCGGTCGACGCGCTCTTCGTCCTGCTGTTCGCCGGCGTGCGCATCGGGGTGGGCGGCCGCATGCTGTACTGCGAGCtcgcctcgccccgcccctcgcTGGCCGTCAAGGGGGGCGGAGTGGCCATCTACGGCCTCTCCTGCGTCTTCATGGTGGACATCGCCCGCTTTGCCTGCCGGAAAAGCGCCGGCAAATTCCGCCGCTGGAAGGAGCAATGCAAAGCGCTAGGGGCCAATGGGAACTCTGGGAGGACCGGCTGA